From the Prochlorococcus marinus str. AS9601 genome, the window ATTCATGAGGTTTATCTGGCATTAAATCTTTTGTTAGAATCATGAACCCCAAAGTAAACCAAGAACCATTTTTTTTGCTTATTAGATTACTATTTTTACCTATCCAACCAATCCCTGCTTCCTCTGCCCATGCTTTTTCAAGAAGCGGAGAGGTATCAACACATATTTTCCATTTGCAATTAGGAATTTCTAGGTCGATCCATTTACCAATATTCTTTAATTTTTTGTGAATTACTTTATGATAATCCTCACCTTGACTAAATTTAGCTACCTTAAGGAAATTATTGTTGCTGTTTTGTGAATTAATGTAAGTAAATCCAACGCTTAAAACACTTTTTGCATCTTTAAAAAGTGAGCCTATATTTTTTCTTTTTTCTGCTTCCATCCATTTCATTTCAGCATGATAGTTATTTGATAACCATCTTTCTAATGCATTGGTTCTTAATTTTACGCGTGAACTTCCTGGTAATGAAGCTATTCCGGCAACTGAAAAACCTTCAAAAATAGCTCTTTCTTTTAATTTTTTACTTATTTCTTTTTTTTCTTGAATCGTATCAATCATTTCTTTTAAAAGTTCTTTTTGCAGAATAAACTTATAAATAAAATAGATATATTTAAGAAAAATATATCCTAACTTAGTAAAAACAG encodes:
- the queG gene encoding tRNA epoxyqueuosine(34) reductase QueG, translated to MIDTIQEKKEISKKLKERAIFEGFSVAGIASLPGSSRVKLRTNALERWLSNNYHAEMKWMEAEKRKNIGSLFKDAKSVLSVGFTYINSQNSNNNFLKVAKFSQGEDYHKVIHKKLKNIGKWIDLEIPNCKWKICVDTSPLLEKAWAEEAGIGWIGKNSNLISKKNGSWFTLGFMILTKDLMPDKPHESLCGKCDICIEHCPTKAIVEPFVIQSDLCIAYHTIESRDKTIPKKIEKNLGGWVAGCDICQDVCPWNKSVPHNNNHETTPKEWIKNLTSESLKWEDKTWQENLKGTTLKRIKPWMWRRNIQANISNKKIKK